Genomic DNA from Thermomicrobiales bacterium:
TCCACGTGGGCACGCTCGCGCACCAGCACATCGACGCGACGCATATTGTTCTGATGCTCCTTGCGTCGCGGGCAGGCGTGGCAGGGGTGCGTGTTGCGAGTCTCGTGCAGCTCGCCGATTTGATCCTGGATTGCGGCGATGTCGGCTTCCATTCGCACGTGTGCGCGCTCGTGGCGTTCGAGCACCGCCGCGCGGTAGGCAGCCAGCTCGGCGTCGAGATCGGGGAGCGGCAGTGTCTCCAGCTCCTCGCGCAGGCTGGCGAATGCCTCTGGATGCGTTGTTGTCACGTCTCCGACCGGCTCGGTAATCGCGGCCAACTCAGCCGGTACCTCGACGCGGTATTGCGGATCGGGCATGTAGTCGATGAAGCGGTACTCGCTGATCGGCTCGATCGCGCGATCGAAGAGGAACAGACCGATGCCGCCGGACGGTGGCCGCCCAAGGAAGACGCCCCAGCCCTGATCGCGCGTGTGGACAACCATGCCCGGCTCAGCCGTACGGAACACACGGCGCAGCGCCTGCCGCCCCGGCTGCGGCCACGGCGGCGCGTCCTCGATGGCGGCGAGGCTGCGCATGTCCTGCTGGACGCTGCGCTCCTTGCTGCGCAGCGCGTCGATCGAGTGGTTGAGTCCCCGATACTCGTCCAGCAGCTCATCGCCCGCGTCGAGGCCGATCAGGCAGCCCTGCGGCAGCTCCTGTATACGGGTGCCGAGATCGACGATGTCATCCTCAAGCTCGCGAACGCGCCCAGCGGCCTGAAATTGCGAGAGCGACTGGTGCAGCATCTGGCGGACTCGGTTGCCGTGTGGCGGGTCCCAGAGGTTCAGCACCGTGTTGTAGCGGATGGCGAACGACGAGATAACCGGGTGCAGCTCGCCGGTCGCGATTGTCATCATCTCGGTGAAGCGAATCCAGGGCGAGTGCGGGACGATGACGTTGCCTTTGGCATCCATGCCGCGTCGACCGGCGCGACCCGCCATCTGCTGGAACTCGTTCGGCGTGAGCTGGCGACGGCTGCGCCCGTCCCACTTGGTCATCCGACCAATCACGACCGAGCGGGCCGGCATGTTGACGCCCAGCGCCAGCGTGTCAGTGGCGAAGACGACCTGCATCAGCCCACGCCCGAACAGCACCTCGACTACCTGCTTCAGGATCGGCAGCAGTCCGGCGTGATGAAAGCCGACGCCCTGCGTCGCCAGGGCGATGATCGAGCGCACCTGCTCCAATTCGCGATCCTCGGGGCGCATCGAGCCGATGTGGGCGTCGATGACGGACTGAATCCGGGCGCGCGTTTCGTCGTCGCGCACGAGGTTCGAGCGCATCATCGCGAAGCGCTGGGCGTAGTTCTCGCAGTCGCGGCGGGAGAACAGGAAGTAGATGGCCGGCAGCATCTCCTTGGCCGCCATCGCCTGCAGGATCTCCCACGGCTGCGGCTCGTCGAGCTCCGCCTTGCGACGTTGCTCGGCGCTCAACCCACCGCGCTGCATGCGACGGCGCACTTCGCCGCCCGCCTTCGGGTACTCGGCGACGATATCGCCGTTGTGGTCGATGACTGGGCGCAGCTTCTTGTCGAGGTAGTAGGACAGCGCCAGCGGCACCGCGCGTTCGGTGTGGGTGATGAGGCGGATCGGTCGGTGTGTGCGCGAGATCCAGTCTGCGATCTCCCCGGCGTTTGAGACCGTTGCTGAGAGGCAGATGAGCTGGATGTGATCCGGGCAGAGGATGATCGCCTCTTCCCAGGTCGTGCCGCGCTCGGGGTCGGCGATGTAGTGAACCTCGTCGAAGATGACGCAATCGACCGACTCCAGGTCCCAGGGGGTCTGGATCAGCATGTTGCGCAGCACCTCGGTTGTCATAACCACGACTGGAGCGGTCGCATTCTCGGACACATCGCCGGTCAGCAAGCCGACGCGATCGCCATACCAGGCGCGCAGGTCGCGGAACTTCTGGTTCGAGAGCGCCTTGATCGGTGTGGTGTAGATCACGCGCCCGCCGCGCCGCGACGCCTCGTAGACGCCGAATTCGGCAATGACGGTCTTGCCCGTGCCGGTTGGCGCGGCGACCATGACCGACTCGCCGCCGAGGAATGTCTCGATCGCCTCACGCTGAAAGCCATCCAGCGGGAACGGATAGAGCGT
This window encodes:
- a CDS encoding DEAD/DEAH box helicase — translated: MSFDNSAGTEDMTTTAQQSSDAAVDYEETIAQFATLYPFPLDGFQREAIETFLGGESVMVAAPTGTGKTVIAEFGVYEASRRGGRVIYTTPIKALSNQKFRDLRAWYGDRVGLLTGDVSENATAPVVVMTTEVLRNMLIQTPWDLESVDCVIFDEVHYIADPERGTTWEEAIILCPDHIQLICLSATVSNAGEIADWISRTHRPIRLITHTERAVPLALSYYLDKKLRPVIDHNGDIVAEYPKAGGEVRRRMQRGGLSAEQRRKAELDEPQPWEILQAMAAKEMLPAIYFLFSRRDCENYAQRFAMMRSNLVRDDETRARIQSVIDAHIGSMRPEDRELEQVRSIIALATQGVGFHHAGLLPILKQVVEVLFGRGLMQVVFATDTLALGVNMPARSVVIGRMTKWDGRSRRQLTPNEFQQMAGRAGRRGMDAKGNVIVPHSPWIRFTEMMTIATGELHPVISSFAIRYNTVLNLWDPPHGNRVRQMLHQSLSQFQAAGRVRELEDDIVDLGTRIQELPQGCLIGLDAGDELLDEYRGLNHSIDALRSKERSVQQDMRSLAAIEDAPPWPQPGRQALRRVFRTAEPGMVVHTRDQGWGVFLGRPPSGGIGLFLFDRAIEPISEYRFIDYMPDPQYRVEVPAELAAITEPVGDVTTTHPEAFASLREELETLPLPDLDAELAAYRAAVLERHERAHVRMEADIAAIQDQIGELHETRNTHPCHACPRRKEHQNNMRRVDVLVRERAHVEAQLHEEREAELERIRGIINGIRNVLHRFNYLHRGYPTAKADLLADVFDSNGLVVCEMIDRGLVDKLDPADAAEVFSWFAYDRDSRFSNDYSLPNNLVLLRRRLEDMEQQILATERRNGLFISHGHNVGFYGAMRAWCHGATMADITETIALSEGDMVLTFNKTIDLMRQVREMLSHVDPTHPIRETLREAERLVRRDIVAQSLALGFLPIEDEETTTEIDDNVDTPDDPE